A genomic stretch from Streptomyces venezuelae ATCC 10712 includes:
- the sbnA gene encoding 2,3-diaminopropionate biosynthesis protein SbnA, which yields MPVITTPQEFDVDDLFVDVRRVTGYPLYLKCEGFNFAGSVKLRAANEMVESAERAGALRPGMTIVESSSGNLGVALSLVAVSRGYRFVCVTDSRCTQASRRLMQRFGADVRVVSRPHPERGLLGARLDLVRRLCEEHDDFHWLNQYANNGNWTAHYQSTAPQIAKAFPDLDILFVGAGTTGTLMGCARYFREHHPAVTIVAVDAVGSVNFGGEPSPRLIPGLGTSVRPAILDASVVDDVVIVPEQDTVRACRALLREGFLLGGSTGTVLSGAVRWLREHRPDGDLTAVAIAPDLGERYLDTVYDDGWVDESFGPDALTGEPFTPPPAPAGPAGGPTPADPGSRPSPPHPQPAPHHSADPARVGPTTTGSL from the coding sequence ATGCCAGTCATCACGACGCCGCAGGAATTCGACGTCGACGACCTTTTCGTCGACGTCCGGCGGGTCACCGGATATCCCCTCTATCTGAAATGCGAGGGCTTCAACTTCGCGGGCTCGGTGAAACTCCGCGCCGCGAACGAGATGGTGGAGTCCGCCGAGCGCGCCGGGGCGCTCCGCCCCGGCATGACCATCGTCGAGAGCTCCTCCGGAAACCTCGGAGTGGCCCTCAGCCTGGTCGCCGTCAGCCGGGGCTACCGCTTCGTCTGCGTCACCGACTCCCGCTGCACCCAGGCGTCCCGCCGGCTCATGCAGCGGTTCGGCGCCGACGTACGGGTGGTCTCCCGGCCGCACCCGGAGCGGGGGCTGCTCGGCGCCCGCCTCGACCTGGTCCGCCGGCTGTGCGAGGAGCACGACGACTTCCACTGGCTCAACCAGTACGCCAACAACGGCAACTGGACGGCGCACTACCAGTCGACGGCCCCGCAGATCGCCAAGGCCTTCCCCGACCTGGACATCCTCTTCGTCGGCGCGGGCACCACCGGCACCCTGATGGGCTGCGCCCGCTACTTCCGCGAACACCACCCGGCGGTGACCATCGTCGCCGTCGACGCGGTCGGCTCCGTCAACTTCGGCGGCGAACCGTCCCCCCGGCTCATCCCCGGCCTCGGCACCAGCGTCAGGCCCGCCATCCTCGACGCCTCCGTCGTCGACGACGTCGTCATCGTCCCCGAACAGGACACCGTGCGCGCCTGCCGGGCGCTGCTGCGCGAGGGCTTCCTGCTCGGCGGCTCCACCGGCACCGTGCTCAGCGGCGCCGTCCGCTGGCTGCGCGAACACCGTCCCGACGGCGACCTGACGGCCGTCGCCATCGCCCCCGACCTCGGCGAGCGCTACCTGGACACCGTCTACGACGACGGCTGGGTGGACGAGTCCTTCGGCCCGGACGCCCTCACCGGCGAGCCCTTCACCCCACCGCCGGCCCCGGCCGGACCCGCCGGCGGGCCCACCCCCGCCGACCCCGGCAGCCGGCCCTCCCCGCCCCACCCGCAGCCCGCCCCGCACCACTCCGCCGATCCCGCCCGGGTCGGCCCGACCACCACTGGGAGCCTGTGA